A single Tamandua tetradactyla isolate mTamTet1 chromosome X, mTamTet1.pri, whole genome shotgun sequence DNA region contains:
- the LOC143671949 gene encoding phosphoglycerate kinase 1-like, with translation MAQVSNWREDVGEQKRSKHLQYFEARTDPVKAEPAKIEAFRASLSKLGDVYVNDVFGTAHRAHSSMVEVDLAQKAGGFLMKKELNYFAKALESPERPFLAILAAKVADKIQLINNMLDKVNEMIIGGGMAFTFLKVLNNMEIGTSLFDEEGAKIVKDLMSKAEKNGVKITLPVDFVTADKFDENAKTGQATVASGIPAGWMGLDCGPESSKKYAEAVTRAKQIVWNGPVGVFEWEAFARGTKALMDEVVKATSRGCITIIGGGDTATCCAKWNTEDKVSHVSTGGGASLELLEGKVLPGVDALSSI, from the exons ATGGCTCAGGTTTCCAATTGGAGGGAAGATGTAGGGGAGCAGAAACGATCAAAACACCTACAGTATTTTGAAGCAAGAACAGATCCC GTTAAAGCCGAACCAGCCAAAATAGAAGCTTTCCGGGCTTCACTTTCCAAGCTAGGGGATGTCTATGTCAACGATGTTTTTGGCACTGCTCACCGAGCCCACAG CTCCATGGTGGAAGTGGATCTGGCACAGAAGGCTGGTGGTTTCTTGATGAAGAAGGAGCTGAATTACTTTGCCAAGGCCTTAGAGAGTCCAGAGCGACCTTTCTTGGCCATCCTGGCGG CTAAAGTTGCAGACAAGATTCAGCTGATCAATAATATGCTGGACAAAGTCAATGAGATGATTATTggtggtggaatggcttttacctTCCTCAAGGTGCTCAACAACATGGAG ATTGGCACTTCTCTGTTTGATGAAGAGGGAGCCAAGATTGTCAAAGATCTAATGTCTAAAGCTGAGAAGAATGGTGTGAAGATTACCTTGCCTGTTGACTTTGTCACTGCTGACAAGTTTGATGAGAATGCCAAGACTGGCCAGGCAACTGTGGCCTCTGGCATACCTGCTGGCTGGATG GGCTTGGACTGTggtcctgagagcagcaagaagtaTGCTGAGGCTGTCACAAGGGCTAAGCAGATTGTGTGGAATGGACCTGTGGGGGTATTTGAATGGGAAGCTTTTGCCCGAGGAACCAAAGCCCTCATGGATGAGGTGGTGAAAGCCACTTCCAGGGGCTGCATCACCATCATAG GTGGTGGAGACACTGCCACTTGCTGTGCCAAATGGAACACAGAGGATAAAGTCAGCCATGTCAGCACTGGGGGTGGTGCCAGTCTAGAGCTCCTGGAAG GTAAAGTCCTTCCTGGGGTGGATGCTCTCAGCAGTATTTAG